In Deltaproteobacteria bacterium, a single window of DNA contains:
- a CDS encoding electron transfer flavoprotein alpha/ beta subunit, whose product MRIVVCVKWVPALGSLRFDPETRRLVREGVPGEVSSFDLRALGAAVALRAAHGGEVVALTMGPPGARDGLVECLALGADRALHLVDAVLAGSDTLATARALAAALEREAPDLVLFGRASTDAETGQVGPEVAELLGLAQVTGARRLELDPAARTFVAERETDEGFETVTGPLPAVVTAAEDLAEERFPTKAERQAAEAKPIASLGAAEVGLLAEEVGARGSPTWVAGIEHVPSVRRGEILAGDSPAALARALGERLRQLAPARDDRPALPARGAANGPPVWVVAEIGPGGPKQVTAELLAKAAELAVQLGAPVEALVLGDGAQHAGALAAAGADRVLVAEGPGLVPYTTDAHAAVLAEAIRARAPRLVLVPSTARGRDLAPRVAARLGLGLTGDAIDLDLDAEGRVRQMKPAFGGAIVAPILSHTRPEMATVRPGILRPARPDATRRAAVERLAVPAVPGRVRVVSERSLGDATGATLEAADIVLGVGHGVGGPAALPAITALAARLGAAVAATRDVTDAGWLPKQHQVGLTGRAIAPRLYVAIALSGAPEHVVGLRRAGVIVAINKNPKAPIFKAADLGIVSDYAPLLPLLEAALRGS is encoded by the coding sequence ATGCGGATCGTCGTGTGCGTCAAGTGGGTACCGGCGCTCGGCTCGCTGCGCTTCGACCCGGAGACCCGCCGGCTCGTGCGCGAGGGCGTGCCGGGCGAGGTGAGCTCCTTCGACCTCCGCGCCCTCGGCGCCGCCGTGGCGCTGCGCGCCGCGCACGGGGGAGAGGTGGTGGCGCTCACCATGGGCCCGCCGGGCGCGCGCGACGGGCTCGTCGAGTGCCTGGCGCTCGGCGCCGACCGCGCGCTCCATCTCGTCGACGCGGTGCTCGCCGGCTCCGACACGCTCGCGACGGCGCGCGCGCTCGCCGCCGCGCTCGAGCGCGAGGCGCCCGATCTCGTCCTCTTCGGCCGCGCCAGCACCGACGCCGAGACGGGGCAGGTCGGGCCCGAGGTGGCGGAGCTGCTGGGGCTGGCGCAGGTGACCGGCGCGCGCCGGCTCGAGCTCGATCCGGCGGCGCGCACCTTCGTCGCCGAGCGCGAGACCGACGAGGGCTTCGAGACCGTGACCGGGCCGCTGCCCGCGGTCGTGACCGCGGCCGAGGATCTCGCCGAGGAGCGTTTTCCGACCAAGGCCGAGCGGCAGGCGGCCGAGGCCAAGCCGATCGCGAGCCTCGGCGCCGCCGAGGTGGGCCTTCTGGCCGAGGAGGTCGGCGCCAGGGGCTCGCCCACCTGGGTCGCCGGCATCGAGCACGTCCCGAGCGTGCGCCGCGGCGAGATCCTGGCCGGCGACTCCCCCGCGGCGCTCGCGCGCGCGCTCGGGGAGCGCCTGCGCCAGCTCGCGCCGGCTCGCGACGACCGGCCTGCCCTCCCTGCGCGCGGCGCCGCGAACGGCCCGCCGGTGTGGGTCGTCGCCGAGATCGGCCCGGGGGGGCCGAAGCAGGTCACGGCCGAGCTGCTCGCCAAGGCGGCGGAACTGGCGGTGCAGCTCGGGGCGCCGGTCGAGGCGCTGGTCCTCGGCGACGGCGCGCAGCATGCGGGCGCGCTCGCCGCTGCCGGCGCCGACCGCGTGCTGGTCGCCGAGGGCCCGGGGCTCGTCCCCTACACGACCGATGCGCATGCCGCCGTCCTCGCCGAGGCGATCCGCGCCCGCGCCCCCCGCCTCGTGCTCGTCCCGTCGACGGCGCGCGGGCGCGACCTCGCGCCGCGCGTGGCGGCGCGGCTCGGCCTCGGGCTGACCGGCGACGCGATCGACCTGGACCTCGACGCCGAGGGCCGCGTGCGCCAGATGAAACCCGCCTTCGGCGGCGCGATCGTGGCGCCCATCCTCTCCCACACGCGGCCGGAGATGGCGACCGTGCGGCCGGGGATCCTGCGTCCGGCGCGGCCGGATGCGACCCGCCGGGCGGCGGTGGAGCGCCTCGCCGTGCCCGCCGTGCCGGGGCGCGTGCGCGTCGTCTCCGAGCGCTCGCTCGGCGACGCAACGGGCGCGACGCTCGAAGCGGCCGACATCGTGCTCGGCGTCGGGCACGGCGTCGGCGGGCCGGCGGCGCTGCCGGCGATCACGGCCCTCGCGGCGCGCCTCGGCGCGGCGGTCGCGGCCACGCGCGACGTGACCGACGCGGGCTGGCTCCCGAAGCAGCACCAGGTCGGGCTGACCGGCCGCGCCATCGCGCCGAGGCTCTACGTCGCCATCGCGCTCAGCGGCGCGCCCGAGCACGTGGTCGGGCTCCGCCGCGCGGGCGTGATCGTCGCCATCAACAAGAACCCGAAGGCGCCGATCTTCAAGGCCGCCGACCTGGGGATCGTCTCCGACTACGCACCGCTCCTCCCGCTGCTCGAGGCGGCGCTGCGCGGCTCGTAG
- a CDS encoding AarF/ABC1/UbiB kinase family protein: MASPHNARMLLAARRFSALAALVARIYGGYKLIQLSRGVAPACGDGARLARHHRRSAEAAYRLATRLEGLPIKVCQFLGSRADILPAEYVEVLSRLQDRVPPRPLATFLPLLRRELGRPVEAAFAELDPAPLASASLAQVHRGRLQDGREVAVKMQYPDIERVVRVDLRSFAVLIGVLARLERDFDFRALIREVEKYVPLELDFVHEADNAERMAAHLSGRADILVPAIVRELSTRRVLVMEYALGVRVTDVVGLRAFGLDPADVARRLIDLFCEQILLHGFFHADPHPGNILVQPGGRLVLLDFGLAKDFPPAFRDGVARLTAAIVGGDRAAVAAAFRALGFRTREQSDESLAWLGEAFLGWALRNGRSFADPEMIAQFGADLPRIMRANPLVEVPSDVLLVGRVMGLLSGIGKQLGTHIDLGATLLPYLAAGAARPEA, translated from the coding sequence GTGGCGAGCCCGCACAATGCGCGCATGCTCCTGGCGGCGCGGCGCTTCTCCGCCCTCGCGGCCCTCGTGGCGCGTATCTACGGCGGCTACAAGCTGATCCAGCTCAGCCGCGGCGTCGCCCCGGCGTGCGGCGACGGAGCGCGTCTCGCCCGCCATCATCGCCGCAGCGCCGAGGCCGCCTACCGCCTGGCGACTCGCCTCGAGGGGCTGCCCATCAAGGTCTGCCAGTTCCTGGGCTCACGCGCCGACATCCTGCCCGCCGAATACGTGGAGGTCCTCTCCCGCCTCCAGGACCGGGTGCCGCCGCGGCCGCTTGCTACCTTCCTGCCGCTCCTCCGCCGGGAGCTCGGGCGGCCGGTCGAGGCGGCCTTCGCGGAGCTCGATCCCGCGCCTCTCGCCTCGGCCTCGCTCGCGCAGGTGCATCGCGGCCGGCTGCAAGACGGGCGGGAGGTGGCGGTCAAGATGCAGTACCCGGACATCGAACGCGTTGTGCGCGTGGACCTCCGGAGCTTCGCCGTGCTGATCGGCGTCCTCGCGCGCCTCGAGCGCGACTTCGACTTCCGCGCCCTCATCCGCGAGGTCGAGAAGTACGTGCCGCTCGAGCTCGACTTCGTGCACGAGGCGGACAACGCCGAGCGCATGGCCGCGCACCTGAGCGGCCGGGCGGACATCCTGGTGCCCGCCATCGTGCGCGAGCTCAGCACGCGCCGCGTGCTGGTGATGGAGTACGCGCTCGGCGTGCGCGTGACCGACGTCGTGGGCCTGCGCGCGTTCGGCCTCGACCCGGCCGACGTCGCGCGGCGCCTGATCGACCTCTTCTGCGAGCAGATACTGCTCCACGGCTTCTTCCACGCCGACCCGCACCCGGGGAACATCCTGGTCCAGCCCGGCGGGCGGCTCGTGCTGCTCGACTTCGGCCTGGCCAAGGACTTTCCGCCCGCCTTCCGCGACGGCGTCGCGCGCCTGACGGCCGCCATCGTGGGCGGCGATCGGGCCGCGGTCGCGGCCGCCTTCCGCGCCCTCGGCTTTCGCACGCGCGAGCAGTCCGACGAGAGCCTCGCCTGGCTGGGCGAGGCGTTCCTCGGCTGGGCGCTCCGCAACGGGCGATCCTTCGCCGACCCCGAGATGATCGCGCAGTTCGGCGCGGACCTGCCGCGCATCATGCGCGCCAACCCGCTCGTGGAGGTCCCCTCCGACGTCCTGCTCGTCGGCCGCGTCATGGGACTGCTCTCCGGCATCGGCAAGCAGCTCGGCACCCACATCGACCTCGGTGCCACCCTGCTCCCCTACCTCGCAGCGGGTGCGGCGCGTCCGGAGGCCTGA